A genomic stretch from Desulfotignum balticum DSM 7044 includes:
- a CDS encoding heavy metal translocating P-type ATPase has translation MGMETRQFKIDGMTCAACVRRVENAIKDVSGVSSASVNLATEKAQVAYEPGQTKEAAIIHAVAAAGYGLAPVDENSDPDLDAAKKEKERKQEYLRLIISIGFAIPLVFVAMAEMVGISLPAFINPGQSPGTFALVQLMLTLPIVLAGFHFYTRGFPALFKGHPNMDSLIAIGTTAAITYSAVNTVLIFTGRTEYVMNLYYETAGVIIALIKVGKYMETVSKGRTSGAIKELMGLAPKTAIVVRDGKEAVIPIEDVAVGDELIVRPGEKIAVDGTVIDGHTSVDESMLTGESIPVEKNQGDTVTGASINENGTIRYRADKVGKDTALARIIQLVEEAQGSKAPIARMADVISSYFVPVVIGIALVSAGAWLIGGAGVTFSLKIFIAVLVIACPCALGLATPTAIMVGTGRGASLGVLIKGGQPLETAGRIHTIVLDKTGTITEGKPRVTDIKALNGFEESDILQLAASAEKGSEHSLGAAVVAESEKLKLAFLPATGFSAVPGRGITVTVDQKDLMFGNLAFMKENQVMDADLPEADVLSGQGKTVMYLTMDQKLAGIIAVADVVKPDSAAAIARLQKMGLKTVMLTGDNELTAQAIARQVNIDQVVSQVMPGDKADQVKQLQADGTRVAMVGDGINDAPALAQADLGFAIGSGTDVAMESAGIVLMQNSLAGVVTAIDLSRATLRNIKQNLFWAFFYNCAGIPLAAGLFHLFGGPTLNPMFAAGAMALSSVSVVTNALRLKNFKPTLEPGVPAQSIEPATKETPMKTLIKIDGMSCMHCAKSVTDRLNALEGITSTKVNLEQKQAVVESKQPVDKDLVTRTITDAGYTVTGFEAPPE, from the coding sequence ATGGGTATGGAAACCAGACAGTTTAAAATAGACGGCATGACTTGTGCGGCCTGTGTCAGGCGGGTGGAAAATGCCATCAAGGATGTGTCCGGTGTCTCGTCGGCCTCCGTCAACCTGGCAACGGAAAAAGCCCAGGTGGCATATGAACCGGGCCAGACAAAAGAGGCGGCGATCATCCATGCCGTGGCAGCGGCCGGATACGGCCTGGCCCCTGTGGATGAAAACAGCGACCCGGACCTGGATGCGGCAAAAAAAGAAAAAGAACGCAAACAGGAGTATCTTCGCCTGATTATTTCCATCGGATTTGCCATTCCTTTGGTGTTTGTGGCCATGGCTGAAATGGTGGGGATTTCCCTTCCGGCATTCATCAACCCCGGGCAAAGTCCCGGCACCTTTGCCCTGGTCCAGCTGATGCTGACCCTGCCCATTGTTCTGGCCGGGTTCCATTTTTACACCCGGGGATTTCCCGCCCTGTTCAAGGGCCATCCCAACATGGATTCTCTGATCGCCATCGGAACAACAGCCGCCATCACCTACAGTGCCGTCAACACGGTGCTGATTTTTACCGGCCGGACCGAATATGTGATGAACCTGTATTATGAAACGGCCGGCGTGATCATTGCCCTGATCAAAGTGGGCAAATACATGGAGACCGTGAGCAAGGGGCGGACATCCGGTGCCATCAAGGAACTCATGGGGCTGGCCCCTAAAACCGCCATTGTCGTTCGGGACGGCAAAGAAGCGGTGATTCCCATCGAAGATGTGGCGGTCGGGGATGAACTGATTGTCAGGCCCGGGGAAAAAATCGCCGTGGATGGTACTGTTATCGACGGACACACTTCCGTGGATGAATCCATGCTCACTGGAGAGAGTATCCCTGTGGAAAAAAATCAAGGGGATACAGTGACCGGTGCCAGCATCAATGAGAACGGCACCATCCGGTACCGGGCCGACAAAGTGGGCAAAGACACGGCCCTGGCCCGGATCATTCAGCTGGTGGAAGAGGCCCAGGGCAGCAAAGCCCCCATCGCCCGGATGGCGGATGTGATTTCCAGCTATTTTGTACCCGTGGTCATCGGCATTGCCCTGGTATCGGCCGGGGCCTGGCTTATCGGCGGGGCCGGGGTGACATTTTCTTTGAAAATATTCATCGCCGTTCTGGTGATCGCCTGCCCCTGTGCTCTGGGGCTGGCCACGCCCACGGCCATCATGGTGGGAACCGGCCGGGGCGCATCCTTAGGGGTTCTGATCAAAGGGGGACAGCCCCTTGAGACGGCCGGCCGCATCCACACCATTGTGCTGGACAAGACCGGCACCATCACGGAGGGCAAACCCAGGGTCACCGACATAAAGGCCCTCAACGGATTTGAAGAATCCGACATTCTCCAGCTGGCAGCTTCGGCTGAAAAAGGGTCGGAACATTCCCTGGGCGCAGCCGTGGTGGCGGAAAGTGAAAAACTAAAACTGGCTTTTCTGCCGGCAACAGGATTTTCCGCCGTTCCCGGCAGGGGCATCACCGTGACCGTGGACCAAAAAGACCTGATGTTCGGCAATCTGGCATTTATGAAGGAAAACCAGGTGATGGACGCGGATCTGCCGGAAGCCGATGTTTTGTCCGGCCAGGGAAAAACCGTCATGTATCTGACCATGGACCAAAAGCTGGCCGGTATCATTGCCGTGGCCGATGTGGTCAAGCCGGATTCGGCAGCAGCCATTGCCCGGCTCCAGAAAATGGGCCTGAAAACCGTGATGCTGACTGGAGACAATGAGTTGACCGCCCAGGCCATTGCCAGACAGGTGAATATTGATCAGGTGGTGTCCCAGGTCATGCCGGGCGATAAGGCCGACCAGGTAAAACAGCTCCAGGCGGATGGCACCCGGGTGGCCATGGTGGGGGACGGGATCAATGACGCCCCGGCCCTGGCCCAGGCAGATCTGGGCTTTGCCATCGGTTCGGGCACGGATGTGGCCATGGAATCCGCCGGCATTGTGTTGATGCAGAACAGCCTGGCCGGCGTGGTCACGGCCATTGACCTGAGCCGGGCCACCTTGAGAAATATCAAACAGAACCTGTTCTGGGCGTTTTTCTACAATTGTGCCGGCATTCCCCTGGCGGCCGGACTGTTCCACCTGTTCGGCGGTCCTACATTGAATCCCATGTTTGCCGCCGGTGCCATGGCGTTGAGTTCCGTGTCCGTGGTGACCAATGCCCTGCGATTGAAAAATTTCAAACCCACCCTGGAACCCGGCGTTCCAGCGCAATCGATTGAACCTGCAACAAAGGAGACACCCATGAAAACCCTTATTAAAATTGACGGTATGAGCTGCATGCACTGCGCCAAAAGTGTCACGGACCGTTTGAACGCCCTTGAAGGCATCACATCCACGAAGGTCAATCTGGAGCAGAAACAGGCCGTGGTGGAATCCAAACAACCCGTGGACAAGGACCTGGTGACCCGGACCATCACGGATGCCGGCTACACCGTGACCGGTTTTGAGGCACCGCCGGAATAA
- a CDS encoding FAD-dependent oxidoreductase, with the protein MIQYASLFEPVRIGRLQIKNRFAMAPMGPLGLSDTEGAFNQKGIDYYTARAKGGTGLLITGVTFVDNEIEKHAMPHVPCATHNPVHFIRTAKEMTERIHAYDAKIFLQMSGGFGRVTVPTNMGEYPPVAPSAIPHRWMDKTCRPLKIDEIRHIVNMFGQGAFNARRAGFDGVQIHAVHEGYLIDQFAISFFNHRTDEYGGSLENRLRFARQIVKKIKQTCGEDFPVTLRYSPKSFIKDYKSGALPGETFEEKGRDIKEGIEAAKLLVAYGYDCLDVDVGSYDSWWWSHPPMYQKKGLFMPYARLMKESVDVPVICAGRMDNPVTAVEAVEKGVCDIVGLGRPLLADPDYVNKVMGNDIQSIRPCISCHEGCMGRVQTYSALNCAVNPQTCRERTAAYNPILRPKKVMIVGGGVAGCEAARVLATRGHLPVLFEKSDRLGGNLIPGGVPDFKEDDIALVNWYANQLETLEVDVRLNTRVDAAHILSGSYDAVIIATGSYPRILSLGDDDQVHTAEEILLGKKNPGSRVLVAGGGLIGCELALWLAQQGKQVTIVEQMEKLLAVNGPLCHANSDMLEALIPYNGIKVHTGTRIQSFRGGNAVCTTSDNEVIIHCDSVVLAVGYAPDRSLYEEIRFQMPNTYVLGDARRVANIMYAIWDAFEVANGI; encoded by the coding sequence ATGATTCAATATGCCAGTTTGTTTGAGCCGGTCCGAATCGGCCGGTTGCAGATCAAAAACCGCTTTGCCATGGCCCCCATGGGACCTTTAGGGCTTTCCGACACAGAAGGTGCGTTTAACCAGAAGGGGATCGATTATTATACGGCAAGGGCAAAAGGCGGCACCGGCCTTTTGATCACCGGGGTCACGTTTGTGGACAATGAGATTGAAAAACATGCCATGCCCCATGTGCCCTGCGCCACGCACAACCCTGTTCATTTTATCCGCACCGCCAAAGAAATGACCGAGCGAATCCATGCGTATGATGCAAAGATTTTTTTGCAGATGTCCGGCGGATTCGGCCGGGTCACGGTCCCCACCAACATGGGGGAATACCCGCCCGTGGCGCCGTCCGCCATCCCCCATCGCTGGATGGACAAGACCTGTCGGCCCCTTAAAATAGATGAAATCCGCCACATCGTGAACATGTTTGGACAGGGGGCTTTCAATGCCAGGCGCGCAGGATTTGACGGGGTTCAGATCCATGCCGTGCATGAAGGATATCTCATTGATCAGTTTGCCATCTCATTTTTCAATCACAGGACGGATGAATATGGCGGTTCTCTTGAAAACCGGCTGCGGTTTGCCAGACAGATTGTAAAAAAAATAAAACAAACCTGTGGAGAGGATTTTCCGGTAACCCTCCGGTACAGCCCCAAAAGCTTTATCAAGGACTATAAATCAGGGGCACTCCCCGGGGAAACGTTTGAAGAAAAAGGACGGGATATTAAAGAAGGGATTGAAGCGGCAAAGCTGCTGGTGGCATATGGGTATGACTGCCTGGATGTGGATGTGGGCTCCTATGATTCCTGGTGGTGGAGCCACCCGCCCATGTACCAGAAAAAAGGATTGTTCATGCCCTATGCCAGATTAATGAAGGAGTCCGTGGATGTTCCCGTCATCTGTGCCGGTCGGATGGACAACCCGGTTACCGCCGTTGAAGCCGTTGAAAAAGGGGTCTGTGACATTGTCGGGTTGGGCCGGCCATTGCTGGCGGATCCGGACTATGTGAACAAAGTGATGGGCAACGATATCCAATCCATCCGCCCCTGCATTTCCTGCCATGAAGGCTGCATGGGAAGGGTGCAGACCTACTCGGCTCTCAATTGTGCGGTCAACCCGCAGACCTGCCGTGAGCGAACCGCCGCTTACAACCCCATTCTCAGACCAAAAAAGGTGATGATTGTCGGCGGTGGTGTGGCCGGGTGTGAAGCGGCTCGCGTTCTTGCCACAAGAGGACACTTACCGGTTCTCTTTGAAAAATCGGACCGGCTCGGCGGCAACCTGATTCCCGGCGGTGTCCCGGATTTCAAGGAAGATGACATCGCCCTGGTCAACTGGTATGCAAATCAGCTGGAAACCCTGGAAGTGGACGTCAGGTTGAATACCCGGGTTGATGCGGCCCATATCCTGTCCGGTTCCTATGATGCGGTTATTATTGCCACCGGTTCTTATCCCAGAATCCTTTCCCTGGGAGATGATGACCAGGTCCATACTGCTGAAGAGATCCTTCTCGGCAAAAAAAATCCCGGTTCAAGGGTTTTGGTGGCCGGCGGCGGCCTGATCGGATGTGAACTGGCCCTGTGGCTGGCACAGCAGGGCAAACAGGTCACTATTGTCGAACAGATGGAAAAACTGCTGGCAGTCAATGGCCCCCTGTGCCACGCCAACAGTGATATGCTTGAGGCCCTGATTCCTTATAATGGGATAAAGGTTCACACCGGAACCCGGATTCAGTCGTTCAGAGGCGGCAACGCCGTCTGCACAACGTCTGACAATGAGGTCATCATCCACTGTGACAGCGTGGTTCTGGCAGTCGGGTATGCCCCGGACCGGTCCCTTTATGAAGAGATCCGGTTTCAGATGCCCAACACCTATGTTCTGGGGGATGCCCGGCGGGTGGCCAATATCATGTATGCCATCTGGGACGCGTTTGAAGTGGCCAATGGCATCTAA
- a CDS encoding MarR family winged helix-turn-helix transcriptional regulator, protein MAPPNYRNDLTLDEKVLMAIVRAAENFKRTHSAVFKPFGLSFPQYNILRVLESSYKGQNKISVVGKIMLVPNANMTGLAKRLEQKGFITRQPDPGDERVTLLTITEKGRVTLRQIKKEKDSAISAILKDFNSADKTKLLEQIKKIITATSEMNPLPDKPQTT, encoded by the coding sequence GTGGCCCCACCCAATTACCGCAACGACCTGACCCTGGATGAAAAAGTACTGATGGCAATTGTCCGGGCAGCGGAAAATTTTAAAAGAACGCATTCCGCTGTGTTCAAGCCCTTTGGCCTGTCCTTTCCCCAGTACAATATTCTGCGGGTCCTTGAATCCTCTTATAAAGGACAGAACAAAATCAGTGTCGTGGGAAAAATCATGCTGGTGCCCAATGCAAATATGACGGGCCTGGCCAAACGCCTGGAACAAAAAGGATTCATTACCCGGCAGCCGGACCCGGGTGATGAACGGGTGACCCTGCTGACCATCACTGAAAAAGGCCGGGTCACCCTCAGGCAGATAAAAAAGGAAAAAGATTCTGCCATTTCTGCCATACTCAAGGATTTTAACAGCGCGGATAAAACCAAACTGCTGGAACAGATCAAAAAGATCATCACGGCCACATCCGAGATGAACCCGCTGCCTGATAAACCTCAGACAACCTGA